In one window of Pseudomonas putida DNA:
- the xdhC gene encoding xanthine dehydrogenase accessory protein XdhC, producing MHQWINALADHQSRGEPCILVTIIEERGSTPRNAGSKMVVSASNLFDTIGGGHLEFKALHIARQMLAEQRSTPHLERFSLGASLGQCCGGVTVLLFEPMAPVQAQIAVFGAGHVGRALVPLLAALPCRVRWIDSREQEFPALIPHGVTKVVSEEPVDEVAELPPGSYCIVMTHNHQLDLELTAAILKRNDFTWFGLIGSKTKRVKFEHRLRERGYDDAVLARMRCPMGLPEVKGKLPIEIAVSIAGEIIATYNACFGQHDAGANAGPIAQLLPPSRRSQAI from the coding sequence ATGCACCAATGGATCAATGCCCTCGCCGACCACCAGTCCCGCGGCGAACCCTGCATCCTGGTGACCATCATCGAGGAGCGCGGCTCGACGCCACGCAACGCTGGCTCGAAGATGGTGGTCAGTGCCAGCAACCTGTTCGACACCATCGGTGGCGGGCACCTGGAGTTCAAGGCCCTGCACATCGCCCGGCAGATGCTTGCCGAGCAGCGCAGCACACCGCATCTGGAGCGCTTCAGCCTGGGCGCGAGCCTGGGCCAGTGCTGTGGCGGCGTCACGGTGCTGTTGTTCGAACCCATGGCGCCGGTGCAGGCGCAGATCGCGGTGTTCGGCGCGGGCCATGTCGGCCGGGCTCTGGTACCCTTGCTCGCCGCATTGCCCTGCCGGGTGCGCTGGATTGATTCGCGCGAGCAGGAGTTCCCGGCGCTTATCCCCCACGGGGTGACCAAGGTGGTCAGCGAGGAGCCGGTCGACGAAGTGGCCGAACTGCCGCCGGGCAGCTACTGCATCGTCATGACCCACAATCACCAGCTCGACCTGGAACTGACCGCCGCCATCCTCAAGCGCAACGACTTCACCTGGTTCGGCCTGATCGGCTCGAAGACCAAACGGGTCAAGTTCGAACACCGCCTGCGCGAGCGCGGCTACGACGATGCCGTGCTGGCACGCATGCGCTGCCCCATGGGCCTGCCGGAGGTCAAGGGCAAGCTGCCCATCGAGATCGCGGTGTCCATCGCCGGCGAAATCATCGCCACCTACAACGCCTGCTTCGGCCAGCATGACGCTGGCGCCAATGCAGGCCCCATTGCCCAGTTGCTGCCGCCCTCCCGGCGCAGCCAAGCCATTTGA